The Hypomesus transpacificus isolate Combined female chromosome 3, fHypTra1, whole genome shotgun sequence genome has a window encoding:
- the klf11b gene encoding Krueppel-like factor 11b isoform X2 has protein sequence MDQNVSFLKRRYDSELCGAAASASLEYTDLEAAEALVCMSSWGQTFNSSKSSSCKPRPLTPASDSCDSLLPPEPPETPKDFVSLSSLCMTPPHSPSFTETSSSSTAIHTSTSSLTRPGLSTCGTRLQGQVQVQGMASLAVTPPAPAPCKAMATSVIRHTADSSPCQHIPFPSFSATRRASQTPGCVQLAVKTEETNCPLPPHSPSAPFTPSPSHCKTEPQAIQRGLCKDSHTPMPAVCQPHVSPPTTMPLSPLPVTSSPIICQMFPVSNQQGMISAFINSTVQTSSCGMRTNTSILPSPSAGTPSLQQPLLMGSHMPQGTVMLVLPQSSISQAPNCPQTVMTLGNTKLLPLAPAPVYVPAGPCSAAKMDFSRRRNYVCTFPGCRKTYFKSSHLKAHLRTHTGEKPFSCSWEGCEKKFARSDELSRHRRTHTGEKKFVCPVCDRRFMRSDHLTKHARRHMTTKKIPSWQAEVRTLNKMATSKTAPSLSPTPIATLGMLVPSSN, from the exons ATGGACCAGAATGTCTCCTTCCTGAAGAGGAGGTACGACAGTGAGCTGTGTGGTGCTGCAGCCTCGGCCAGTCTGGAGTACACAGACCTGGAAGCTGCTGAGGCTCTGGTCTGTATGAGCTCTTGGGGCCAGACCTTCAACAGCAGTAAATCCAGCTCCTGCAAGCCCAGGCCCCTCACCCCTGCATCGGACTCCTGCGattcccttctccccccagaaCCTCCGGAGACTCCCAAGGACTttgtctccctttcctccctg tGTATGACTCCCCCTCACAGTCCCAGCTTCACTGAGACCTCCAGTAGCAGCACTGCAATCCACACCAGTACCTCTTCTCTGACCCGGCCTGGCCTCAGCACCTGTGGGACCAGGCTCCAGGGTCAGGTCCAAGTCCAGGGCATGGCCTCCTTGGCTGTAACTCCCCCAGCACCTGCTCCTTGCAAAGCCATGGCAACCAGCGTGATCCGCCATACGGCAGACAGCTCCCCTTGCCAGCACATTCcatttccctccttctctgccacACGTAGAGCCTCACAGACACCTGGATGCGTGCAGCTCGCTGTCAAGACAGAAGAGACTAACTGCCCACTTCCACCCCACTCTCCATCTGCCCCcttcacaccctcaccctcccacTGTAAGACAGAGCCACAGGCCATTCAGAGAGGACTCTGTAAGGACAGCCACACCCCCATGCCAGCAGTCTGCCAACCACATGTCAGCCCTCCCACTACTATgcccctctccccactcccTGTGACTAGCTCTCCAATCATCTGCCAGATGTTCCCAGTGAGCAACCAACAAGGCATGATCTCTGCTTTCATCAATAGTACGGTCCAGACTTCTAGTTGTGGGATGAGAACCAACACCTCCATCCTCCCTAGCCCCTCTGCTGGCACCCCATCCCTGCAGCAGCCCCTCCTCATGGGCTCACACATGCCCCAGGGTACAGTGATGCTGGTCCTGCCCCAGTCCTCCATCTCTCAGGCCCCCAACTGCCCCCAGACTGTCATGACACTGGGCAACACTAAGCTGCTACCTCTGGCCCCGGCCCCCGTCTATGTTCCCGCTGGACCCTGCAGCGCCGCCAAGATGGACTTCTCCCGCCGCCGTAACTACGTCTGCACCTTCCCGGGCTGCAGGAAGACCTACTTCAAGAGCTCCCACCTCAAGGCTCacctcagaacacacacag GTGAGAAGCCTTTCAGCTGCAGCTGGGAAGGTTGTGAGAAGAAGTTTGCTCGCTCTGACGAGCTGTCGCGTCACCggcggacacacacaggagagaagaagtTTGTCTGCCCTGTGTGTGACCGGCGCTTCATGCGCAGCGACCACCTGACCAAACATGCCCGCCGTCACATGACCACCAAGAAGATTCCTTCCTGGCAGGCAGAGGTCCGCACCCTCAACAAGATGGCCACATCCAAgacagctccctccctctctcccacccccatcGCCACACTTGGTATGCTGGTCCCTTCCTCTAACTAG
- the klf11b gene encoding Krueppel-like factor 11b isoform X1 — MPSRTFAEMEESCGAERMDQNVSFLKRRYDSELCGAAASASLEYTDLEAAEALVCMSSWGQTFNSSKSSSCKPRPLTPASDSCDSLLPPEPPETPKDFVSLSSLCMTPPHSPSFTETSSSSTAIHTSTSSLTRPGLSTCGTRLQGQVQVQGMASLAVTPPAPAPCKAMATSVIRHTADSSPCQHIPFPSFSATRRASQTPGCVQLAVKTEETNCPLPPHSPSAPFTPSPSHCKTEPQAIQRGLCKDSHTPMPAVCQPHVSPPTTMPLSPLPVTSSPIICQMFPVSNQQGMISAFINSTVQTSSCGMRTNTSILPSPSAGTPSLQQPLLMGSHMPQGTVMLVLPQSSISQAPNCPQTVMTLGNTKLLPLAPAPVYVPAGPCSAAKMDFSRRRNYVCTFPGCRKTYFKSSHLKAHLRTHTGEKPFSCSWEGCEKKFARSDELSRHRRTHTGEKKFVCPVCDRRFMRSDHLTKHARRHMTTKKIPSWQAEVRTLNKMATSKTAPSLSPTPIATLGMLVPSSN, encoded by the exons ATGCCATCACGTACATTTGCAGAGATGGAAGAATCATGTGGg GCAGAACGTATGGACCAGAATGTCTCCTTCCTGAAGAGGAGGTACGACAGTGAGCTGTGTGGTGCTGCAGCCTCGGCCAGTCTGGAGTACACAGACCTGGAAGCTGCTGAGGCTCTGGTCTGTATGAGCTCTTGGGGCCAGACCTTCAACAGCAGTAAATCCAGCTCCTGCAAGCCCAGGCCCCTCACCCCTGCATCGGACTCCTGCGattcccttctccccccagaaCCTCCGGAGACTCCCAAGGACTttgtctccctttcctccctg tGTATGACTCCCCCTCACAGTCCCAGCTTCACTGAGACCTCCAGTAGCAGCACTGCAATCCACACCAGTACCTCTTCTCTGACCCGGCCTGGCCTCAGCACCTGTGGGACCAGGCTCCAGGGTCAGGTCCAAGTCCAGGGCATGGCCTCCTTGGCTGTAACTCCCCCAGCACCTGCTCCTTGCAAAGCCATGGCAACCAGCGTGATCCGCCATACGGCAGACAGCTCCCCTTGCCAGCACATTCcatttccctccttctctgccacACGTAGAGCCTCACAGACACCTGGATGCGTGCAGCTCGCTGTCAAGACAGAAGAGACTAACTGCCCACTTCCACCCCACTCTCCATCTGCCCCcttcacaccctcaccctcccacTGTAAGACAGAGCCACAGGCCATTCAGAGAGGACTCTGTAAGGACAGCCACACCCCCATGCCAGCAGTCTGCCAACCACATGTCAGCCCTCCCACTACTATgcccctctccccactcccTGTGACTAGCTCTCCAATCATCTGCCAGATGTTCCCAGTGAGCAACCAACAAGGCATGATCTCTGCTTTCATCAATAGTACGGTCCAGACTTCTAGTTGTGGGATGAGAACCAACACCTCCATCCTCCCTAGCCCCTCTGCTGGCACCCCATCCCTGCAGCAGCCCCTCCTCATGGGCTCACACATGCCCCAGGGTACAGTGATGCTGGTCCTGCCCCAGTCCTCCATCTCTCAGGCCCCCAACTGCCCCCAGACTGTCATGACACTGGGCAACACTAAGCTGCTACCTCTGGCCCCGGCCCCCGTCTATGTTCCCGCTGGACCCTGCAGCGCCGCCAAGATGGACTTCTCCCGCCGCCGTAACTACGTCTGCACCTTCCCGGGCTGCAGGAAGACCTACTTCAAGAGCTCCCACCTCAAGGCTCacctcagaacacacacag GTGAGAAGCCTTTCAGCTGCAGCTGGGAAGGTTGTGAGAAGAAGTTTGCTCGCTCTGACGAGCTGTCGCGTCACCggcggacacacacaggagagaagaagtTTGTCTGCCCTGTGTGTGACCGGCGCTTCATGCGCAGCGACCACCTGACCAAACATGCCCGCCGTCACATGACCACCAAGAAGATTCCTTCCTGGCAGGCAGAGGTCCGCACCCTCAACAAGATGGCCACATCCAAgacagctccctccctctctcccacccccatcGCCACACTTGGTATGCTGGTCCCTTCCTCTAACTAG